In Mycobacterium sp. Aquia_216, a genomic segment contains:
- a CDS encoding L,D-transpeptidase: MRRGVRYLFVMVAITGLGVVGSGSRALASVPLPEPVPAVASILPADGAVVGVAHPVIVRFSAPVLDRAAVERSIHVASPSNIAGHFEWPENNVVQWVPNQYWPAHSHVSVGVQELTTGFDTGDAFLGVASISGHTFTVTRDGELLRTMPASMGKPSRPTPVGNFTALEKQRSVVMDSRTIGIPLSSPEGYKITAQYAVRVTWSGVYVHSAPWSVDSQGHSNVSHGCINLSPDNAAWYFNNVNVGDPIQVVA, encoded by the coding sequence ATGCGTCGTGGGGTTCGTTATCTATTTGTTATGGTCGCGATCACGGGCCTGGGCGTGGTGGGATCCGGCTCCCGCGCCCTCGCCTCGGTCCCGCTACCCGAACCAGTCCCCGCAGTTGCCTCGATTTTGCCGGCCGATGGCGCGGTGGTAGGGGTTGCGCACCCGGTCATCGTGAGATTCAGCGCGCCGGTGTTAGACCGTGCCGCGGTCGAACGGTCCATCCACGTCGCCTCGCCGAGCAACATCGCCGGACACTTCGAGTGGCCCGAGAACAATGTCGTCCAATGGGTTCCGAACCAGTACTGGCCTGCGCACAGCCACGTTTCGGTGGGCGTGCAAGAGCTGACGACGGGCTTCGACACCGGCGACGCGTTCCTCGGTGTAGCCAGCATCTCCGGCCACACCTTCACGGTCACCAGGGACGGGGAACTACTGCGCACGATGCCCGCCTCGATGGGCAAGCCCAGCCGGCCGACGCCGGTCGGCAACTTCACCGCCCTCGAGAAGCAGCGCAGCGTGGTCATGGACTCGCGGACGATCGGTATCCCGCTGAGCTCCCCCGAGGGATACAAGATCACCGCTCAGTACGCGGTCCGCGTCACCTGGAGCGGCGTGTACGTGCACTCGGCGCCGTGGTCGGTCGACTCCCAGGGCCACTCCAACGTCAGCCACGGCTGCATCAACCTGAGCCCGGACAACGCCGCCTGGTACTTCAACAACGTCAACGTCGGCGACCCTATCCAGGTCGTCGCGTAG
- a CDS encoding cysteine hydrolase family protein: protein MAPADHYIRPHAGSAALVLIDMQRDFLDLGDAPMPVSGTGALIPAIAKLARAFRERGLPIVHAVRLYRADGSNVDLVRRQSVERGARIALPGSCGSQIAAELLPKAVELDHELLLSGDWQQVGTAEHVMYKPRWGAFYGTTLERRLRESGSDTVVFAGCNFPNCPRASIYEASERDFRIVLVSDAMSGVYERGVDECRAIGVAVNDVSETLHWLAG, encoded by the coding sequence ATGGCGCCAGCGGATCACTACATTCGTCCACACGCGGGCTCGGCGGCGTTGGTGTTGATCGATATGCAGCGCGACTTCCTCGATCTTGGAGACGCCCCGATGCCGGTTTCGGGCACCGGCGCGCTAATACCGGCAATTGCCAAGCTGGCGAGAGCCTTCCGGGAGCGCGGGTTGCCGATCGTCCATGCGGTGCGGCTTTACCGGGCGGATGGGTCGAACGTCGATCTGGTTCGGCGGCAATCCGTCGAACGGGGAGCGCGAATTGCGTTGCCGGGCAGCTGCGGTTCGCAGATCGCCGCGGAGCTGTTGCCCAAAGCCGTTGAGCTGGACCATGAATTGCTGTTGAGTGGCGACTGGCAGCAAGTGGGGACCGCCGAGCACGTGATGTACAAGCCGAGATGGGGTGCCTTCTACGGCACCACCCTCGAGCGACGGTTGCGTGAAAGCGGCAGCGATACAGTGGTCTTCGCGGGTTGCAACTTCCCGAACTGTCCCAGGGCGTCGATCTACGAGGCCTCTGAGCGCGACTTCCGCATTGTGCTCGTGTCCGATGCGATGTCGGGTGTCTACGAACGCGGAGTCGACGAATGCCGAGCCATCGGTGTTGCGGTCAACGACGTGTCGGAGACGCTGCATTGGCTGGCGGGCTAG
- a CDS encoding LysR family transcriptional regulator: MLFRQLEYFVAVAQERHFARAAEKCYVSQPALSAAIAKLERELNVTLINRGHSFEGLTPEGERLVVWAKRILAEHDAFKAEVHAVRSGITGTLRLGTVPTASTTASLVLSAFCSAHPLAKVQIHSRLAATELYRRLREFELDAAIVHASPDEAHDVDLVPLYAERYVLLSAADMLPSGASTLRWPDAAQLPLALLTADMRDRQIIDEAFERHGIAVTPQVETDSVASLLAQVAAGNWACIVPHTWLWTSQLGAEIRAVEMVDPVVKAEIALATNAAGPGSPVARALVASAQALSLDEFFNAQLLGVTHRR, encoded by the coding sequence GTGCTCTTCCGTCAACTGGAGTACTTCGTCGCGGTAGCCCAGGAGCGCCACTTCGCCCGGGCCGCCGAAAAGTGTTACGTGTCGCAGCCGGCGTTGTCCGCGGCGATCGCCAAGCTGGAACGCGAGCTCAACGTCACGCTGATCAACCGCGGACACAGCTTCGAGGGCCTCACCCCCGAAGGCGAGCGACTAGTCGTGTGGGCCAAGCGGATTCTGGCCGAGCATGATGCGTTCAAGGCCGAGGTGCACGCCGTGCGGTCGGGGATCACCGGAACACTTCGGCTGGGCACCGTGCCGACGGCATCGACAACGGCATCGCTGGTGCTGTCGGCCTTCTGTTCGGCACATCCGTTGGCCAAGGTGCAAATCCACTCCCGGTTAGCGGCCACGGAACTGTACCGGCGCTTGCGCGAATTCGAGTTAGATGCCGCGATCGTGCACGCGTCACCCGATGAGGCCCACGATGTGGACCTGGTACCGCTGTATGCGGAGCGTTACGTGCTGCTGTCGGCGGCCGACATGTTGCCGTCCGGCGCATCGACGTTGCGGTGGCCGGATGCCGCGCAGTTGCCGCTGGCATTGCTCACCGCTGACATGCGAGACCGCCAAATCATCGACGAAGCCTTCGAGCGCCACGGCATCGCGGTCACCCCTCAGGTCGAGACCGACTCTGTAGCTTCGCTACTCGCGCAGGTCGCCGCAGGCAACTGGGCATGCATCGTTCCGCACACCTGGCTGTGGACGTCGCAGCTGGGCGCAGAGATCCGTGCCGTCGAAATGGTGGATCCGGTCGTGAAAGCCGAGATCGCACTGGCCACCAACGCCGCCGGCCCCGGATCGCCGGTTGCTCGCGCGCTCGTCGCGTCCGCGCAAGCGCTTTCACTCGACGAATTCTTCAATGCCCAACTGCTGGGAGTCACGCACCGGCGCTGA